One bacterium DNA segment encodes these proteins:
- a CDS encoding P-II family nitrogen regulator, with product MRLIVAIIKPFKMDEVKEALGTVGVAGMTVTEVKGFGRQKGHTELYRGSEYVVDFLPKIKVEVLAEDSKTDAIVEVIMKASRTDKIGDGKIFVLPVEDCIRIRTGERGEEAI from the coding sequence ATGCGACTGATTGTGGCGATTATCAAGCCTTTCAAGATGGATGAGGTGAAGGAGGCGCTGGGCACGGTGGGCGTCGCCGGGATGACGGTGACGGAGGTGAAGGGTTTCGGCCGCCAGAAGGGCCACACGGAACTCTACCGCGGGAGCGAATACGTTGTAGATTTTCTTCCCAAGATCAAGGTGGAAGTGCTTGCCGAGGACTCGAAGACCGACGCCATCGTCGAAGTGATAATGAAAGCATCTCGTACGGACAAAATCGGAGACGGCAAGATTTTTGTCCTTCCCGTCGAAGATTGTATCCGGATTCGCACCGGAGAGCGGGGCGAGGAGGCAATCTAG